Proteins encoded together in one Rossellomorea sp. y25 window:
- a CDS encoding 2-isopropylmalate synthase produces the protein MRTIEIFDTTLRDGEQSAGVNLNTIEKIEVAKQLERLGVDVIEAGFPAASKGDFDAVQRIGSTIKNSSVTGLARAQQRDIDAVWESLKGTAEPRLHVFLATSPIHMTHKLKMTPDQVIDTAVQAVQYAKKFFPVVQWSAEDACRTDLNFLVKIMERVIAAGASVINLPDTVGYITPHKYGELFRYVRENVPNINGVKLSAHCHDDLGMATANSLAAIENGADQIEGTINGIGERAGNAALEEIAVALRIREDFYGATTRLKLDEIKKTSSLVSKLTGMRVPANKAVVGDNAFAHESGIHQDGMLKEKTTYEIITPELIGVNATRLVLGKHSGRHAFKNKVVELGFELSDEKLNEAFHAFKDLADKKKEIVDEDLFSILTNKQTEMAEAVGFTLERMQVQYGMGNIPTATIELKFEDGSVTQLASTGSGSVEAIYNTIEKILPSPSRLLDYKINSVGGGRDALAEVYVRLEYNGEKTSGRGTAQDVLEASARAYLNAVNRSAQRKLQSREKEAVEASL, from the coding sequence GTGCGAACCATTGAGATTTTTGACACAACCCTACGAGATGGTGAACAGTCAGCGGGCGTAAATCTGAATACGATTGAAAAAATCGAGGTTGCGAAGCAGCTTGAAAGGCTGGGAGTAGACGTCATTGAAGCCGGGTTTCCTGCAGCTTCCAAAGGAGACTTCGATGCCGTGCAGCGGATCGGTTCCACGATCAAGAACAGCTCTGTTACGGGGCTTGCTCGTGCTCAACAGCGGGACATCGATGCGGTATGGGAATCGCTTAAAGGAACGGCAGAACCAAGGCTGCATGTGTTCCTGGCCACCTCTCCCATTCACATGACTCATAAGCTGAAGATGACACCGGATCAGGTCATCGATACAGCGGTCCAGGCCGTTCAGTACGCGAAGAAATTTTTCCCGGTGGTTCAGTGGTCGGCAGAAGATGCGTGCCGGACAGACTTGAATTTCTTGGTGAAGATCATGGAGAGAGTCATTGCAGCAGGGGCTTCGGTCATTAACCTTCCTGATACGGTAGGGTATATTACCCCTCATAAATACGGTGAATTGTTTCGGTACGTAAGAGAAAACGTTCCGAATATCAACGGAGTAAAGCTATCTGCTCATTGTCATGATGATCTGGGAATGGCCACGGCCAATTCACTGGCTGCTATTGAAAACGGAGCGGATCAAATCGAAGGAACGATCAATGGGATTGGGGAAAGAGCTGGGAATGCTGCTCTGGAAGAGATCGCAGTCGCTCTTAGAATCCGGGAAGATTTTTACGGTGCGACAACCCGCCTGAAGCTGGATGAAATTAAGAAAACAAGCTCTCTTGTCAGTAAGCTGACGGGGATGAGAGTACCGGCTAACAAAGCGGTTGTTGGTGATAATGCTTTCGCTCATGAATCAGGTATTCATCAGGACGGAATGCTGAAGGAAAAAACTACGTACGAAATCATCACCCCTGAACTGATCGGAGTGAATGCAACCCGACTGGTACTGGGAAAACACTCAGGACGTCACGCCTTTAAAAATAAAGTGGTTGAATTAGGATTTGAACTTTCAGATGAGAAGCTTAATGAAGCATTTCATGCATTTAAGGATCTGGCTGATAAGAAGAAGGAAATCGTCGATGAAGATCTCTTCAGCATCCTGACGAATAAGCAAACGGAAATGGCCGAAGCTGTCGGATTTACATTAGAAAGAATGCAGGTCCAATACGGCATGGGCAATATCCCGACGGCTACGATCGAATTGAAGTTTGAAGACGGCAGCGTAACCCAGCTCGCTTCAACGGGTTCAGGAAGTGTAGAAGCCATCTACAATACAATCGAAAAAATCCTGCCAAGTCCTTCTAGATTATTAGATTACAAGATCAACTCAGTCGGAGGGGGCCGGGATGCCCTTGCAGAAGTATATGTCCGACTCGAATATAACGGAGAAAAGACAAGCGGACGCGGAACCGCCCAGGATGTATTAGAAGCATCAGCACGTGCTTACCTGAATGCAGTGAACCGATCAGCACAACGGAAATTACAGTCCAGGGAGAAGGAAGCAGTAGAAGCCAGCTTGTAA
- the ilvN gene encoding acetolactate synthase small subunit: MRKRIVTALVHNRSGVLNRVTGLFTKRQFNIESISVGYTEVEGISRMTFVVNVEDDRKIEQLLKQLHKQIDVLKVSDITDQGVVARELALIKVLSTGQTRSEINGIVEPFRAAIIDVARDSVTVQVTGETSKIEAIIDLLRPYGIKEIARTGITAFARGNGKSVTEIKQYSIVN; encoded by the coding sequence ATGAGGAAACGGATTGTAACGGCTCTCGTTCATAACCGGAGCGGTGTATTAAATCGAGTAACCGGATTGTTTACAAAGCGTCAGTTCAACATCGAAAGCATTTCAGTCGGCTATACAGAAGTCGAAGGAATTTCAAGAATGACTTTTGTCGTCAATGTAGAAGACGATCGCAAAATCGAACAGCTTTTAAAACAGCTGCATAAACAAATTGATGTCCTCAAGGTTTCAGACATCACCGATCAAGGAGTCGTCGCAAGAGAATTGGCACTCATCAAAGTGTTAAGTACAGGGCAGACGAGATCCGAAATCAATGGGATCGTAGAACCCTTCAGAGCCGCCATCATTGATGTGGCAAGAGACAGCGTAACCGTCCAGGTAACAGGTGAAACATCCAAGATAGAAGCCATCATTGATCTATTAAGACCTTATGGCATCAAAGAAATCGCCCGAACAGGCATCACAGCTTTCGCAAGGGGCAATGGGAAATCAGTTACGGAAATAAAACAGTATTCAATCGTGAATTAG
- the leuC gene encoding 3-isopropylmalate dehydratase large subunit, producing the protein MAGKNIIEKIWEKHIVHREKGKPDLLYIDLHLVHEVTSPQAFEGLRLKNRKVRRPDLTYATMDHNVPTRERHIIRDEIARLQMDTLKKNCQEFGVTLADIHHPDQGIVHVIGPELGLTQPGKTIVCGDSHTSTHGAFGALAFGIGTSEVEHVLATQTLWQSKPKTLQVEVSGELGFGVTAKDVILNIISTYGVGFGTGYVIEFTGDVIRNLSMEERMTVCNMSIEAGAKAGLISPDETTFEYLEGREYLPKDKPFEQCREEWRLLTSDSDATYDHKIEVKGEEIEPHVTWGTNPGMGAGISRSVPHPGEYGDPSEREGVERALQYMGLEAGMRIEDIEVDYVFIGSCTNSRLSDLREAAEVVKGHTVKQGVTALVVPGSFKVKKEAEEQGIDTIFKEAGFQWREAGCSMCLAMNDDIVPPGKRCASTSNRNFEGRQGNGSRTHLLSPSMAAAAAVTGKLTDVRKLEKMPIS; encoded by the coding sequence ATGGCAGGGAAAAATATCATCGAAAAGATATGGGAAAAACACATTGTGCACAGAGAAAAAGGAAAGCCGGATTTATTGTATATTGATCTGCACCTTGTACATGAAGTAACGTCTCCCCAAGCATTTGAAGGTCTTCGCTTAAAGAATCGCAAGGTGAGAAGACCGGATTTAACGTATGCCACGATGGATCATAACGTACCGACGAGAGAGCGTCACATCATCAGAGATGAAATTGCTCGGCTGCAAATGGATACGTTGAAGAAAAATTGTCAGGAATTCGGCGTCACTCTAGCCGATATTCACCATCCTGATCAAGGGATTGTCCACGTTATCGGACCTGAGCTCGGTTTGACACAGCCAGGGAAAACGATTGTATGTGGAGACAGCCATACTTCAACCCACGGAGCGTTCGGAGCACTGGCCTTTGGGATTGGGACGAGTGAAGTGGAGCATGTATTGGCAACCCAAACCCTCTGGCAATCGAAGCCAAAAACACTTCAAGTCGAAGTGTCCGGAGAGTTGGGATTCGGTGTCACGGCCAAAGACGTAATCTTAAACATCATTTCTACCTACGGGGTAGGATTTGGAACCGGTTATGTCATCGAATTTACGGGTGACGTGATCCGCAATCTATCAATGGAAGAAAGAATGACCGTCTGTAATATGAGCATTGAAGCAGGAGCCAAGGCAGGTTTAATCAGTCCCGACGAGACGACCTTCGAATATTTAGAAGGAAGAGAATATCTGCCTAAGGATAAACCGTTTGAACAATGTAGAGAAGAGTGGCGATTGCTAACGAGCGACAGTGACGCAACTTATGATCACAAAATTGAGGTGAAGGGTGAAGAAATCGAACCTCATGTAACTTGGGGAACGAACCCTGGAATGGGCGCGGGGATTTCAAGGTCCGTCCCTCACCCAGGGGAGTACGGGGATCCTTCTGAGAGAGAAGGGGTTGAAAGGGCGCTTCAATACATGGGGCTCGAGGCGGGAATGAGAATCGAGGACATTGAGGTTGACTATGTGTTCATTGGTTCGTGTACGAATTCACGCTTGAGTGACTTGAGAGAGGCGGCTGAGGTGGTAAAAGGGCATACTGTAAAGCAGGGCGTGACCGCTTTGGTTGTTCCGGGCTCGTTTAAAGTGAAGAAAGAGGCTGAAGAGCAAGGCATTGATACCATTTTTAAAGAAGCTGGTTTCCAGTGGAGGGAAGCTGGCTGCAGCATGTGTCTGGCTATGAATGATGATATCGTGCCCCCAGGCAAACGCTGTGCATCCACTTCCAACCGGAACTTTGAAGGCCGGCAAGGTAATGGCTCTAGAACGCATCTACTCAGCCCATCCATGGCCGCTGCGGCTGCTGTGACCGGAAAACTGACAGATGTACGAAAGCTTGAAAAAATGCCGATTTCTTAG
- the thrC gene encoding threonine synthase, with amino-acid sequence MRWKGLLEQYGEHLPLNDDTPLLTLNEGNTPLVQLKTLSREWGIELYAKVEGANPTGSFKDRGMVLAVAKAVESGSSTVICASTGNTSASAAAYAARAGIKCIVVIPEGKIAQGKLAQAVMYGAEVISIEGNFDEALEIVRELSKTESVTLVNSVNPYRLEGQKTAAFEVIEGLGEAPDVLAIPVGNAGNISAYWKGFKEYHHLKASTLPRMFGFEASGAAALVHDRVFPQPETIATAIRIGNPASWSLAVDALEESNGHIDEVTDDEILEAYQLLASKEGIFAEPASCASIAGLKKSLDKGLIKEGSKVVAVLTGNGLKDPVTAMDCSPVTPAKLPNDREMVKDYIKGTIGV; translated from the coding sequence ATGAGGTGGAAAGGGTTATTGGAGCAATATGGGGAACATCTTCCATTAAATGATGACACTCCTCTTTTAACTTTAAATGAAGGGAATACTCCCTTAGTTCAATTAAAGACGTTGTCCCGGGAATGGGGCATCGAATTGTATGCAAAGGTAGAGGGTGCAAACCCTACCGGCTCCTTTAAAGATCGCGGAATGGTTCTCGCCGTTGCCAAAGCGGTAGAGTCAGGCAGTTCGACGGTCATTTGCGCCTCTACTGGAAATACCTCTGCTTCAGCCGCAGCCTACGCAGCAAGGGCAGGAATCAAATGTATCGTGGTCATCCCCGAGGGGAAAATCGCTCAAGGGAAATTAGCTCAAGCTGTCATGTATGGTGCCGAAGTTATTTCGATCGAAGGAAATTTTGATGAAGCCCTGGAAATCGTCCGTGAGTTAAGCAAAACCGAATCTGTCACTCTTGTGAATTCAGTGAATCCGTATCGTTTGGAAGGACAGAAAACGGCCGCTTTTGAAGTCATTGAAGGATTAGGTGAAGCCCCTGATGTGCTTGCGATCCCTGTCGGTAATGCAGGAAATATTTCAGCTTATTGGAAAGGATTCAAAGAATATCACCATCTTAAAGCTTCAACTTTACCACGAATGTTTGGCTTCGAAGCATCTGGAGCAGCAGCTCTGGTCCATGACAGGGTCTTTCCTCAGCCTGAAACGATTGCCACTGCGATCCGAATCGGGAACCCGGCAAGCTGGTCATTAGCTGTAGACGCTCTGGAGGAATCAAACGGACATATTGATGAAGTAACCGATGACGAAATTCTAGAGGCCTATCAGCTGCTTGCAAGTAAAGAGGGGATCTTTGCCGAGCCCGCTTCATGTGCATCGATTGCAGGACTAAAGAAATCATTAGATAAAGGATTGATCAAAGAAGGATCAAAAGTAGTGGCGGTGCTGACAGGTAATGGCTTAAAGGATCCGGTTACGGCCATGGATTGCAGTCCGGTCACACCGGCGAAGTTGCCAAACGATCGTGAAATGGTGAAAGACTACATCAAAGGGACAATCGGCGTATGA
- the thrB gene encoding homoserine kinase, whose product MKRRDPRSWKIIVPGSTANLGAGFDSLGLALNVFLTVEAHEAEDWQVIPLSSALEVFPADETHFIVEIVKEVADDYGKKPSPCHLYVSSDIPLTRGLGSSAAAVVAGIELANALCELNLTQEKKLALANRFEGHPDNVGASLYGGFVVSCQHETGVSLLSVPDLPIDVICVIPKAELKTSESRNVLPASLSFEESVEAGAISNVLVAAFLTGDWETVGKMMKRDRYHQPHRRKLLPHYDAVEEVAGRFGAFGVALSGAGPTIACFVEREASGWLARQLEQSFPSMDVRKLSISSSGSSITTQQPKVRPSSL is encoded by the coding sequence ATGAAAAGACGTGATCCCCGCTCCTGGAAGATCATTGTCCCGGGAAGCACAGCCAATTTAGGTGCTGGATTTGATTCTCTGGGCTTGGCGTTAAATGTATTTTTAACGGTCGAGGCACATGAAGCAGAAGATTGGCAAGTGATTCCCCTTTCTTCTGCCCTTGAGGTCTTTCCTGCTGATGAGACACATTTTATTGTTGAAATCGTGAAAGAAGTGGCAGATGACTATGGTAAGAAGCCGTCTCCTTGTCACCTCTACGTGTCGAGTGATATTCCTTTAACGAGAGGGTTAGGCTCCAGTGCAGCAGCGGTTGTGGCGGGCATTGAACTTGCCAATGCCCTGTGTGAGCTGAATCTCACACAAGAAAAGAAACTGGCACTTGCGAATCGATTTGAAGGTCATCCCGATAATGTAGGGGCGTCACTCTATGGTGGGTTTGTGGTCAGCTGTCAGCATGAAACGGGTGTGAGTCTCTTATCGGTGCCTGATCTTCCTATTGATGTGATTTGTGTAATCCCTAAAGCTGAACTGAAAACATCGGAATCCAGAAATGTACTTCCGGCCAGTCTTTCCTTTGAAGAATCCGTGGAGGCAGGCGCGATTTCAAACGTATTGGTGGCTGCGTTCCTGACCGGTGACTGGGAAACGGTTGGGAAGATGATGAAGCGAGACAGGTATCATCAGCCCCACCGGAGAAAGCTGCTTCCTCACTACGATGCAGTAGAAGAGGTAGCGGGCCGGTTCGGGGCATTCGGTGTCGCTTTAAGTGGTGCCGGGCCGACGATTGCCTGTTTTGTGGAACGGGAAGCAAGTGGTTGGCTCGCACGGCAGCTGGAACAGTCCTTCCCAAGCATGGACGTCCGGAAACTATCCATCTCCTCATCGGGAAGCAGCATCACCACCCAACAACCAAAGGTCCGTCCCTCATCGCTTTAA
- the ilvA gene encoding threonine ammonia-lyase: MDNTEVVEAMERISHQVHRTPLKQSSTLNTFTGGEIYLKMENLQRTGSFKVRGAMNKIMSLSEEEAGRGIIAASAGNHAQGVALASSLRGVPSKIFMPKRTPSTKIAATKHYGAEIVLTGDTYQEAYGAALEEKVKNGSTYVHAFDDHKVMAGQGTVALEMLQQLSDLDMILVPVGGGGLLAGMALAVKTFNPRVKIVGVQALGAPATYNFFTGRNKGSLEHVHTIADGILVKKPGELTFPIIRELVDDMVTVTDEEISYSIMFMLQREKTLVEGAGAASLAAAMCQKLKVHGKKVGCVISGGNADPSKIPVYRDLSKMARQLHHIV; the protein is encoded by the coding sequence ATGGATAACACTGAAGTTGTAGAAGCAATGGAAAGAATCAGTCATCAGGTGCATCGAACACCGTTAAAGCAATCATCGACGCTGAATACGTTCACTGGTGGAGAGATCTATTTGAAAATGGAGAACCTGCAGCGAACAGGTTCCTTCAAAGTAAGAGGCGCAATGAATAAAATCATGTCATTGTCTGAAGAAGAAGCGGGAAGAGGCATCATTGCCGCATCTGCAGGAAATCATGCCCAAGGTGTGGCACTGGCTTCCTCCCTGCGCGGAGTTCCGTCGAAAATCTTCATGCCGAAACGAACACCTTCCACAAAAATAGCGGCAACGAAACATTACGGAGCTGAAATTGTCCTGACTGGAGACACCTATCAGGAAGCTTACGGGGCAGCACTTGAAGAGAAAGTCAAAAATGGCTCAACGTATGTTCATGCATTTGATGATCATAAAGTGATGGCTGGGCAAGGGACAGTCGCACTGGAAATGCTTCAGCAACTCAGTGATTTAGACATGATCCTGGTACCTGTTGGCGGAGGCGGTCTGTTGGCCGGAATGGCACTGGCCGTTAAAACCTTTAACCCGCGAGTGAAAATCGTTGGCGTACAGGCACTGGGAGCACCGGCTACGTATAACTTTTTTACAGGCAGAAACAAAGGATCCCTGGAGCATGTGCACACCATTGCCGATGGCATCCTGGTGAAGAAGCCTGGAGAACTCACGTTTCCGATCATCCGAGAACTTGTAGACGATATGGTCACCGTTACGGATGAAGAAATCTCCTATAGCATCATGTTTATGCTTCAACGGGAAAAAACGCTGGTTGAAGGAGCAGGAGCAGCATCCTTAGCGGCAGCCATGTGCCAAAAGCTCAAGGTACATGGAAAGAAAGTCGGCTGTGTCATCAGTGGCGGTAATGCCGATCCAAGCAAGATTCCTGTGTATCGGGATCTATCCAAAATGGCCAGACAGCTGCATCATATTGTGTAA
- the leuD gene encoding 3-isopropylmalate dehydratase small subunit, translating into MAINHVEGKVFPLRRDNVDTDQIIPKQFLKRIERKGFGQYLFYHWRFEDDGKSLRDDFSLDTPQYENAEILLGGKNFGCGSSREHAPWALQDYGFKVIIAKSFADIFYNNCLKNGILPIQLDEKTVDALLKNESHVDLYKIEVSLEHQTICDSEGLRVSFDIDPYWKTMLLKGLDEIDLTLHYGNNIEEYEKNYEVSSLGI; encoded by the coding sequence ATGGCAATCAATCATGTGGAAGGAAAAGTGTTTCCTCTTAGGAGAGACAATGTAGATACCGATCAAATCATACCAAAACAGTTCTTAAAAAGGATCGAGCGTAAAGGCTTTGGTCAGTATTTGTTTTATCATTGGCGGTTTGAAGACGACGGGAAATCGCTAAGAGACGACTTCTCATTAGATACACCTCAGTATGAAAACGCCGAGATTCTCCTTGGCGGAAAGAATTTTGGGTGCGGTTCTTCGAGGGAACACGCCCCCTGGGCCCTTCAGGACTATGGGTTTAAAGTAATCATAGCGAAAAGCTTCGCAGATATTTTTTATAACAATTGTTTGAAAAATGGGATCCTTCCGATTCAACTGGATGAAAAAACAGTGGATGCCCTTTTGAAAAATGAGAGCCATGTAGATTTATATAAAATTGAAGTGTCCCTTGAGCATCAGACGATTTGTGATTCAGAAGGACTACGCGTCTCTTTTGACATTGATCCTTACTGGAAGACGATGCTCCTGAAAGGACTGGATGAGATTGATTTGACGTTACATTACGGAAATAATATCGAAGAATACGAAAAAAATTATGAGGTGAGTAGCTTGGGAATTTAA
- a CDS encoding homoserine dehydrogenase — protein MESISIGLLGLGTVGAGVVKIVENHQDKLSHQIGCPVKVKKALVQDLEKNRGLEMENNILTLNPEEVLFDPEIDIVVEVMGGIEETKEHLLHALHQKKHVVTANKDLMALHGPELLRAASENGCDLFYEASVAGGIPILRSLVDGLASDRITKMMGIVNGTTNFILTKMTKEGRTFDDVLREAQDLGYAEADPTADVGGLDAARKMAILSTLGFSMNVDLADVKVKGITEVTGDDIQYAEQFGYTMKLIGYAHREGESVEVSVEPTLLQNEHPLASVHDEYNAVYVYGEAVGETMFYGPGAGSLPTATAVVSDMVGIMKNMRLGVTGKSAVNPQFPKKLKERNEIHSKYFLRLHVQDEVGVLAKLTSIFSNHGVSFEKILQNPLDSDEFAEIVLVTHKASLDHYEDILMELKDYDAIHSIESSYRVEGGDKG, from the coding sequence ATGGAATCAATTTCAATCGGACTTTTAGGACTCGGAACGGTGGGAGCCGGAGTGGTGAAGATTGTAGAGAATCATCAGGATAAACTGTCCCATCAAATTGGCTGCCCTGTAAAGGTAAAGAAAGCCCTTGTTCAGGATTTAGAGAAAAATAGAGGACTGGAAATGGAAAACAACATACTGACCTTAAATCCTGAGGAAGTCCTGTTTGATCCTGAAATTGATATTGTGGTCGAGGTAATGGGAGGAATTGAAGAAACGAAGGAACACCTCCTCCATGCGCTGCACCAGAAGAAGCATGTCGTAACGGCAAACAAGGATCTTATGGCGCTTCACGGACCGGAATTATTGAGAGCAGCCTCAGAAAACGGCTGCGACCTATTCTACGAAGCCAGTGTCGCAGGCGGTATCCCGATTTTAAGAAGTTTAGTAGATGGCCTCGCCTCGGATCGAATCACTAAAATGATGGGAATCGTCAACGGAACAACCAACTTTATTTTGACGAAGATGACGAAAGAGGGACGGACCTTCGATGATGTCCTTCGGGAAGCCCAGGATTTAGGCTATGCAGAAGCGGATCCGACGGCAGATGTCGGCGGTTTGGATGCGGCGAGAAAGATGGCCATCCTTTCAACGTTAGGGTTTTCCATGAACGTTGATTTAGCGGATGTGAAAGTGAAAGGCATTACAGAAGTGACGGGTGATGATATCCAATATGCCGAGCAATTCGGCTACACAATGAAGCTCATCGGCTATGCTCACCGTGAAGGGGAAAGTGTCGAGGTGAGTGTGGAGCCTACCTTGCTACAAAATGAGCATCCACTGGCATCGGTTCATGATGAATATAACGCAGTCTACGTATACGGGGAAGCGGTTGGTGAAACGATGTTTTACGGCCCGGGAGCGGGAAGTCTTCCGACTGCCACAGCCGTTGTATCAGATATGGTAGGAATCATGAAGAATATGAGATTGGGAGTCACTGGTAAGAGTGCCGTGAATCCGCAATTCCCTAAAAAATTAAAAGAACGGAATGAAATTCATTCAAAATATTTCTTGCGGCTGCACGTTCAGGATGAAGTAGGCGTCTTAGCAAAACTCACTTCCATCTTCTCCAATCATGGCGTCAGTTTCGAAAAGATTCTTCAGAATCCGTTAGACAGTGACGAATTTGCTGAAATTGTCCTTGTGACTCATAAAGCATCTCTTGATCATTACGAAGATATTCTTATGGAGCTTAAGGATTATGACGCCATTCATTCGATTGAAAGTTCATACCGTGTAGAAGGGGGAGACAAAGGATGA
- the leuB gene encoding 3-isopropylmalate dehydrogenase has protein sequence MKKKIAVLPGDGIGQEIMDGALEVLKAVGDWFGHEFEVEKGHIGGSAVDRFGTPLPPETIKLCKNSDAVLLGAVGGPKWEHLPKELRPEKGLLAIRKEFDLFANLRPVKAFESLLGASPLKRDIVEEVDLVIVRELTGGLYFGQPSGRQGNRDEVAVDTLVYEKSEIERIVHKAFKLAQKRKKKLTSVDKANVLETSRMWREVVNEVAPEYPDVEVEHMLVDVAAMKLMYQPKQFDVLVTENMFGDILSDEASMITGSLGMLPSASLRGDSFGLYEPVHGSAPDIAGKGKANPLAMILSVAMMLRHSFGLKEEAEMIEMAVQEVLNAGYRTGDLWTMGRGTVVGTGAMSQLVVERLEADHALSSILAAYL, from the coding sequence ATGAAGAAAAAAATCGCTGTACTACCAGGAGACGGTATCGGTCAAGAGATCATGGACGGGGCATTAGAAGTACTGAAAGCAGTGGGTGATTGGTTCGGTCATGAGTTCGAGGTAGAAAAGGGTCATATCGGTGGCTCTGCCGTTGATCGCTTCGGTACACCATTACCTCCTGAAACAATCAAGCTTTGTAAAAATAGTGATGCCGTATTGCTTGGGGCTGTAGGAGGACCAAAATGGGAGCATCTTCCGAAAGAGCTTCGTCCTGAAAAAGGGCTCCTGGCCATCCGTAAAGAGTTCGACTTATTCGCGAACCTGCGTCCGGTTAAAGCATTTGAAAGTTTACTGGGTGCTTCCCCGTTAAAGCGTGACATCGTTGAAGAAGTAGACCTAGTGATCGTTCGGGAACTGACAGGGGGATTGTACTTCGGTCAGCCGTCCGGTCGTCAAGGAAACAGGGATGAAGTAGCCGTCGATACACTGGTCTATGAAAAAAGTGAAATCGAACGGATCGTTCATAAAGCCTTCAAGCTGGCTCAAAAACGCAAGAAAAAATTAACGTCCGTTGACAAGGCAAATGTTTTGGAAACAAGTCGAATGTGGCGGGAAGTCGTGAATGAAGTGGCTCCTGAATACCCTGATGTGGAAGTGGAACACATGCTGGTCGATGTCGCTGCCATGAAGCTGATGTATCAGCCGAAGCAATTCGATGTACTGGTGACTGAGAATATGTTCGGTGATATCCTGAGTGACGAGGCGTCCATGATCACAGGCTCACTGGGAATGCTGCCTTCCGCCAGTTTAAGAGGAGACTCCTTCGGTCTTTACGAACCGGTACACGGGTCTGCACCTGATATCGCTGGAAAAGGAAAAGCAAATCCACTGGCTATGATTCTATCGGTTGCCATGATGCTGCGTCATTCCTTTGGCTTAAAAGAAGAAGCTGAAATGATTGAAATGGCCGTTCAGGAAGTATTGAATGCCGGGTACCGTACAGGAGATCTTTGGACGATGGGTCGTGGAACCGTTGTAGGAACAGGTGCCATGAGTCAGCTGGTTGTGGAGAGGTTGGAAGCGGATCATGCGCTGTCTTCGATCTTGGCGGCGTACTTGTAG
- the ilvC gene encoding ketol-acid reductoisomerase, with the protein MVKVYYNGDVNEEVLKGKKVAVVGYGSQGHAHAQNLKESGFDVVVGLRKGKSWDQAEKDGFDVYSVREASEQADVIMVLLPDEHQPKVYEAEIKPALSPGKALAFAHGFNIHFHQVVPPEDVDVFLVAPKGPGHLVRRTFEEGAGVPALFGVYQDASGQAGELALAYAKGVGAGRAGILETSFQEETETDLFGEQAVLCGGVTSLVKAGFETLVEAGYQKEVAYFECLHELKLIVDLMYEQGLEGMRYSISDTAQWGDFVSGPRVVNEETKARMKEVLTDIQTGKFAKGWILENQANRPEFNAINQRESQHPIEVVGKELRKMMPFVQKPSTKEKEVVASANH; encoded by the coding sequence ATGGTAAAGGTATATTATAACGGAGATGTGAATGAAGAGGTTTTAAAAGGGAAGAAGGTAGCGGTTGTTGGTTATGGCTCACAAGGTCACGCACATGCTCAAAACCTGAAGGAAAGCGGATTTGATGTTGTAGTGGGATTGAGAAAAGGAAAGTCGTGGGACCAGGCGGAAAAGGACGGATTCGATGTCTACTCCGTCCGCGAAGCAAGTGAACAGGCAGATGTCATCATGGTTCTTCTGCCGGATGAGCATCAGCCGAAAGTATATGAAGCAGAAATCAAACCGGCCCTGTCACCAGGTAAAGCACTGGCATTTGCACACGGATTTAATATCCATTTCCATCAAGTCGTTCCTCCGGAAGATGTAGATGTATTCCTGGTAGCGCCGAAAGGACCGGGACACCTGGTAAGAAGAACATTTGAAGAGGGAGCCGGAGTACCAGCACTCTTTGGGGTTTATCAAGATGCTTCAGGTCAAGCAGGTGAACTGGCCCTTGCGTATGCAAAAGGTGTAGGTGCCGGACGTGCAGGGATTCTTGAAACATCCTTCCAGGAAGAAACAGAAACCGATCTATTCGGGGAACAGGCGGTTCTGTGTGGAGGAGTGACATCCCTTGTAAAAGCAGGATTCGAAACGCTGGTCGAAGCCGGTTATCAAAAAGAGGTCGCCTATTTCGAGTGTTTACACGAATTGAAGCTGATCGTTGACCTAATGTATGAGCAAGGATTAGAAGGAATGCGTTACTCGATCTCCGACACAGCCCAATGGGGAGACTTCGTTTCAGGTCCACGAGTTGTGAACGAAGAAACGAAAGCCCGCATGAAGGAAGTATTAACGGATATCCAAACAGGGAAATTTGCGAAGGGATGGATCTTGGAGAATCAGGCGAACCGTCCAGAGTTTAACGCGATCAACCAGCGTGAAAGTCAGCACCCGATTGAAGTGGTTGGAAAAGAGCTTCGTAAAATGATGCCTTTTGTACAGAAACCTTCTACTAAAGAAAAGGAAGTGGTTGCGAGTGCGAACCATTGA